In Phoenix dactylifera cultivar Barhee BC4 unplaced genomic scaffold, palm_55x_up_171113_PBpolish2nd_filt_p 002055F, whole genome shotgun sequence, the following are encoded in one genomic region:
- the LOC113462601 gene encoding uncharacterized protein LOC113462601, with product MDKYAASQFLSYKMVDTKPVVDQAHELTVIYHELGLRGMGITESLQVACTIDKLPPSWKDFGLSLKHKTEDMTMKTLLSAIRIQEQHLEKDNEQLMNPELLTKVNFVESQNKTHKFKNSKFEKGGPRNKRKPMKPKHHINKNDRKPICYNCGKLGHMARVCRMKKKKYQNYEHAPSQPANPQTNMVLSSTGPTSTDDRSGAA from the exons ATGGACAAGTATGCTGCTAGTCAATTCCTGTCTTATAAGATGGTTGACACCAAGCCCGTAGTTGACCAAGCCCATGAGTTAACAGTGATTTATCATGAGTTAGGCTTAAGGGGAATGGGAATAACTGAGAGCCTTCAAGTTGCTTGTACCATTGACAAGCTCCCACCTTCTTGGAAAGACTTTGGGTTATCCCTGAAACATAAAACCGAGGATATGACAATGAAAACTCTATTGTCTGCCATTAGGATCCAAGAACAACACCTTGAGAAAGATAATGAGCAACTCATGAATCCTGAGCTTCTAACCAAGGTGAACTTTGTAGAAAGCCAAAATAAGACCCATAAGTTCAAgaactccaaatttgaaaagggtggacctagaaacaaaagaaaacctaTGAAGCCAAAACACCATATCAATAAGAATGATCGGAAGCCGATTTGCTACAATTGTGGAAAACTCGGTCATATGGCTCGAGTAtgccggatgaagaagaagaagtatcagAACTATGAACATGCGCCTTCTCAACCTGCAAATCCACAAACCAACATGGTGCTATCCAGTACTGGTCCTACTAGTACTGATGATCG GTCCGGAGCGGCCTAA